A region of the Serinicoccus profundi genome:
GGCGAGGTACATGTCGATCGTCAGCGGACCGATCGCGACGAGCGCCCCGAACAGCAGCAGCCGACCCAGCGGGGAGGGTTCGGTGCGGGGCCGGGAGGATGCGGGAGGTGCTGCGAGGGGGACTGATCTCACCCCGGGGCCAAGGTGGATGCTCTGCGTGATATTCCCCGCATCGGGCGCAGGGAGGGTGAGCCACCGGGCCGTCCCTCCGCCATCTCCACCCGCGTTGTCGAGGTTCTGGCCCTAGCCGAAATGGTTCGTCGCGGTGGCCAGCGGCCCCGAGCGCCCCGCGGCAGTGCGCGACTCAGGGCAGAAGGTCCCAGAACTGCCGACGGGCCGGCATCGCGTGCATGACCATCTCTTCGCCGCTGAGGGAGATGAGCACGACCGTCTCCAGCAACCTCGCCTGAAGCACTCCGTGCTTGAGCGCGCTGCAGTGGACCTTCACACGGCGTAGCCGGCAAGCGCCCACCGGATTGCCTTGGAGCGAGACAGGTGCTCCCGGGCGGCATACGCGTTTAGCGCTGCGATCTCTTCGGCCGTGAGCCGCACGGCGATCACCTGGGTCGGTTCGGCCCCGCGCCCGGGACGACCCCGTCCGCGGCGCTTCAGCGTCTCGACGTCATAGCCAGCCTCGGCCTCGTCAGCCCACTTCTGGATCTGCTCGTCGGTCACCTGATCGTCGCGTGCCATGGCAATATCGTATAACGAAAACTTGACGACGGGGAGAGGCCAGCAGTCACGACCGTGCGGCCTGAGCGTGCGTCAAGGTAACCTTGACGCGTGGAGATCCGAGATTCGGCGCGCAAGCGCGGGATCGTGGACGAGGAGATCGAGCACGCGTGGCTGAACGCGATGAGAGTGGTCGAATACGAGTACGCCGGTGAGGACCGGCTGCTGGTGATCGGAGCAGACCAGCATGGCCACCTGCTTGAGCTCGTGGCAGTGCCCGCAGGTGAGCCGACCCGGATCATCCACGCAGATCGGCTGAGACCGAAGTTCTATGACTACCTGAGGTGAGGAGAAGCGATGACTGTCACGAAGCACGATGACTCGACCGGGCTGGGCCAGGTTGAGGTTGACACGCACCCGGCTCGCGACGCGGTGCACTTCCGCCGGATCCTTGCTGCCCGCAAGTCCATGGCGGATGCGGAGCAGGAGTTGCGAGACGCGGTCAAGGCGCACGCGAGGCGGGTGACTCCTGGACCATGATCGGCGCCGCGCTCGACACCACCCGCCAGGCCGCTTACCAGCGCTTCGGCCGAGACTGACCACACGAAGAGCGGCATTATGCACGTGATGGGGGTGGGGGTGGTTCATGATGCTTCGCCGTTCTCGAGGTTGTTCAGGAGCTGGGTGAAGAGCTGGGCTCGGTGGGTCTGGCCCTTGGCGTGGGCGTCGTCCTGCTGGGCCTGGAGAGTGGGGCGAAAGGCGATGGTGGTCTGGAAGAAGGTGCAGGTCTCGCAGATCGACTCGAAGGCGCAGTCGAGCTCGGGGGGCCTGGTGCAGTAGCCGTTGCCGAGCATTCGGGAGTGCTCGCGACGGAGGCGGGCCATGTTGGGTCCGAGGGCGTCGGCGGGCAGCTGGGCGGGGTCGTTGTAGAGGGCGTCGACCTTGTCGGTGACGGCGAAGTACTCCTCCGCGACGGTGCGGTTGGCGATGCGGGCGTAGCGCAGGGTCATGTCCATCGAGGAGTGGCCTAGCATCGCGGCGATGGCTTCCAGGGACATGCCGCGGTTGATGGCCTGGGTGGCCAGGGTGTGGCGCAGCTGGTGGGGGTGGATGTGGCCCAGCCCGGCGGCGGCGCCGGCCTTGTTGATCATCCGGGTGACGGTGTGCCGGTCCAGCGCCCGGCCGTTCTCCCTGGGCAGCAGCAGCGGGTGGGTGGGGTCGACGTGGGTGGCCCGGTAGTCCTGGATCAGAGTCACCACGTGCGGGTGCAGGGGCAGGTAGCGGTCCTGGTGCAGCTTGCCGACCGGGACGTGCAGCCAGGGTCCGGCGCCGATGTGCACGAGCGCGTCGGCGGGCAGCGCGGTGTACTCGCTGACCCGCAGACCGGTGCGCAGCAGCACCTCCACGGTCACGCGCAGCAGCATCCGGGGCTGGGCCTGGGCGGCGCGCAGCAGCCGGGCGGCGCTCGGGTCGTCCAGTGCTTTGGGCAGGGGCCGGTCCTGGCGGGGCAGGTCCCCGGAGAACATCGGCACCCGGGCCGGGGCGTCGTCCCAGTCCCACTCGGCGATCCGGATGAAGAACATCCGCAGCGTGCCGAGCCGGCCGGCGATGGTGGCCAGGCCCAGCGGGGCGCCGCCGCGGCCGGGGCGTGCGGCCAGCCACGGCTTGTAGGCCTCGATGGTGGACCGGTCGATGTCGGCCACGCAGGCCAGGGCCGGGGTGTGGGTGAGCAGGTAGGTGGCGAAGCAGCGCAGCGACTGGTCGGCGCCGTTGACGCTGCCCGGGCGCAGCACGCAGGCGATCTGGGTCAGGTAGGCCTGCATGGTGGCCGCGACCATGGGCAGCTCGGCGGCGATCTGGTCCCAGGTCGCGACCGGTGCGGCGCCGCCGCGCTGGTCCTGCCCGGGGTCGAACCGGACCGGCAGAGCGGTGGTGCTCATCGCAGCCTCCGGAACCCCGGCAGCGCCGGTCGCTCACCGGCGGGCGGTGTGAGGGTCGGGAGGGCGCCGGGGGTGCCGGCGAAGACCTGGGCGTCGATGACCTCGGCGGCCCTGCGGTACTGGGAGGCCAACCAGTCGTCGGCCAGGTGCAGGTAGATCCGGGTGGACTCGATCGAGGCGTGCCCGGCCTGTGCCTGGACGGCCTCCAGGGCCATCCCGGCCTCCCGCAGCCGGGTCAGGCAGGTGTGCCGCAGCTCGTGGCAGGTGCCGTGGGACAGGCCCGCGCGGGCCCGGGCACCGGTCAGGACCTGGTCGATGCCGCGCACGGTCAGCGGTTGCCCGCGGGTGGGACCCTTGAGCACGACGAACAACCGGTCGGTCGCGGCGTCGGCGGGACGTTCGGTGGTCAGGTAGTCGGCGACCGCGGTGAAGAACCTGGCCGAGACGGGCACGATGCGTTGCCGTCCGCCCTTGCCCTCGGCGATGAACACCCGCCGTTCGGCGAGGCGCAGGTCTTCCAGGCGCAGGCCCAGGACCTCGCAGCGGCGCAGCCCGCCGAGCACCATCGCCGC
Encoded here:
- a CDS encoding ribbon-helix-helix protein, CopG family, with the protein product MARDDQVTDEQIQKWADEAEAGYDVETLKRRGRGRPGRGAEPTQVIAVRLTAEEIAALNAYAAREHLSRSKAIRWALAGYAV
- a CDS encoding tyrosine-type recombinase/integrase translates to MSGLDPCLVRSRGPSGEVLLRVGVACADDYLDFLSGRCRPNTVLAAAYDLRIFLGVLGKDPTEAVPADVLAFITAQRTGRPAGVVQGLPRHGGGGVGPATIARRVSTISGFYAFLQVRGDVVTNPVPRGLPTRRERSRPSQGVPLTRRVRSLPQILAPAEVDALTGALRTHRDRAMVAAMVLGGLRRCEVLGLRLEDLRLAERRVFIAEGKGGRQRIVPVSARFFTAVADYLTTERPADAATDRLFVVLKGPTRGQPLTVRGIDQVLTGARARAGLSHGTCHELRHTCLTRLREAGMALEAVQAQAGHASIESTRIYLHLADDWLASQYRRAAEVIDAQVFAGTPGALPTLTPPAGERPALPGFRRLR
- a CDS encoding tyrosine-type recombinase/integrase; this translates as MSTTALPVRFDPGQDQRGGAAPVATWDQIAAELPMVAATMQAYLTQIACVLRPGSVNGADQSLRCFATYLLTHTPALACVADIDRSTIEAYKPWLAARPGRGGAPLGLATIAGRLGTLRMFFIRIAEWDWDDAPARVPMFSGDLPRQDRPLPKALDDPSAARLLRAAQAQPRMLLRVTVEVLLRTGLRVSEYTALPADALVHIGAGPWLHVPVGKLHQDRYLPLHPHVVTLIQDYRATHVDPTHPLLLPRENGRALDRHTVTRMINKAGAAAGLGHIHPHQLRHTLATQAINRGMSLEAIAAMLGHSSMDMTLRYARIANRTVAEEYFAVTDKVDALYNDPAQLPADALGPNMARLRREHSRMLGNGYCTRPPELDCAFESICETCTFFQTTIAFRPTLQAQQDDAHAKGQTHRAQLFTQLLNNLENGEAS